The sequence below is a genomic window from Salinispira pacifica.
CAAGCGCCTATTCGGGAGGAAAGTATGAGTACGCCGATATATACGGAAAACGAAATCACTGAGGTCCGACCTCTTCTTAATGAAGACGGAACCATCAGTGCTGAAGGCTGGTCCCGCCGGCCCCTGTGGCAATACTCCCGGGATGCGGTGGCCGCACCCTGGTTCCGGATTAAGGAGTGGGACTACTACTATGTAATCTCTCCGGAACTGAAACGGGGAATCACCTTCACCATCAGCGATTTGGGCTATGCAGGGCTCATCGCCCTGTGCTGGGTGGATTTTGAGAAGGAAGAGGTGCATCAGTTGGATACCATCAGCTGGTTTCCCCGGGGCGGGATATTCCACCCCGAAACCGCCGGTGCTGCAGGGGACAACCACCGCGGCAGGAGTGAGCGCAGCCCAGGAGGTGCCCGGGCATTCAGTCCCGACTCCGGCAGGGTGAGTTTTTCCAATGATGATATTTCCCTGAGCTTTGAAGCGGTGGACGGGCAGCGGCGGATCCGGGTCAGCGCACCTGATATGAAATTTCCCGACGGCAGCAAGGGGCTGGAAGGGGAGCTGGTGCTTAATCAGCCCCCGGAGCTGGAAAGCATGAACATCGCCACATCCTGGAAGAAGAACCGCAAACGCTTCTACTACAACCGCAAAATCAACAACATGAGCGCAGCGGGGACCATCAGGGCGGGCAGGCGCAGCTACTTTTTCCGGGATGAAGACTCCATGGGCGGCCTGGACTGGGGGCGGGGAGCCTGGACCTACAAAAACCGCTGGTTCTGGGCATCCATGAGCGGGCGGCTTGAGGGTACACCCTTCGGGTTCAACCTGGGTTACGGCTTCACCGACCGAAGCCCGGCCAGTGAGAACATGCTCTTTTATGACGGAAAAGCCCATAAACTGGGGGAGGTCAGGTTCGAGTTCGATCCTGAAAGCTACTACCGTCCCTGGTCCATGAGCTCCTCCGACGGCCGGCTTGAGCTGGCCTTCACCCCTGCGGTGGACCGAAGCTCCAGCACCAACTTCCTGATTATCCGCTCCGTTCAGCACCAGGTATTCGGATACTTCAGCGGCATAGCCGTTCTGGATAACGGCGAAAAACTCAGCTTCCGGAATATGCCGGGGTTCGCAGAGGATGTGTTTAACCGCTGGTAACAGGCGGGAGGGCAGAGGGATCAGTTTTCTATTGCCCTGATATGTGATTCACCGTTATTATCCAGGTTATGCATGT
It includes:
- a CDS encoding DUF2804 domain-containing protein, encoding MSTPIYTENEITEVRPLLNEDGTISAEGWSRRPLWQYSRDAVAAPWFRIKEWDYYYVISPELKRGITFTISDLGYAGLIALCWVDFEKEEVHQLDTISWFPRGGIFHPETAGAAGDNHRGRSERSPGGARAFSPDSGRVSFSNDDISLSFEAVDGQRRIRVSAPDMKFPDGSKGLEGELVLNQPPELESMNIATSWKKNRKRFYYNRKINNMSAAGTIRAGRRSYFFRDEDSMGGLDWGRGAWTYKNRWFWASMSGRLEGTPFGFNLGYGFTDRSPASENMLFYDGKAHKLGEVRFEFDPESYYRPWSMSSSDGRLELAFTPAVDRSSSTNFLIIRSVQHQVFGYFSGIAVLDNGEKLSFRNMPGFAEDVFNRW